The Magnetococcales bacterium genome window below encodes:
- a CDS encoding DUF1640 domain-containing protein: IRGEIAETKADIIKWVAGIMLAQTGLLFTLLKLFPH, translated from the coding sequence AAATTCGTGGCGAGATTGCCGAAACCAAGGCTGACATCATCAAATGGGTGGCAGGCATCATGCTGGCGCAAACCGGTCTGCTTTTTACTTTACTCAAGTTGTTTCCGCATTGA